The sequence GCAAGGACGACCCGCTCGCCCGCTTCTTCGGCCACGTCAGTGGGGTGCACTCCGGCCCGGTGCGTGAGGGGCGGACGTTCGACTTTCTGGGTGCCAACCTCGAGCGTAAGTTCGGCCGCGAGTTCCTGGCCCCATGGCTGGACCAGGCCCTGAGGCGACTGCCCTCTTGGGGCTTCAACACGATCGGCAACTGGTCCGACCACCGGCTGGCCGAGCGCCAGCGGGTGCCATACGTGGCCACCACCTGGGTGAGCGGCAACCACAAGAAGCTGGCCAGCGGCTCGGACTACTGGGACTACATGCACGACCCGTTCGATCCGCGTTTTGCCGCCGACGTGGCCGAAGCGATTCGCAGTCAGGCGGCCAAGGCCAAAGACGATCCCTGGTGCCTGGGCCACTTCGTGGACAACGAGTTGAGCTGGGGCGGTTATGGAGAGGAACAGGGCCGGTACGGTCTGGCCATTGGGGCTCTGGCTCGTACCTCCGACGACTCGCCCGGCAAGAAGGCCTTCGTGACCCTGCTCAGGAAGCGCTACGACAGCAAGATCGAGGATCTGAACAAGGGGTGGGGCACCCGATTCACCAGATGGGAGGAGCTGGATGCCTCGTTCAAGGCCCCGATCCCATCACCCGCCGGCATGAAACGGGACATGGCTGCGTTCGTGAAGGAACTAGCAAGAACCTACTTTACGATCGTCCAGGGCGAACTCCGCAAGGGCGACCCGAACCACCTCTACCTCGGCTGCCGTTTCGCCTGGGCAACGATCGATGCGGTCGAAGCGGCCGACGAAATCAGCGACGCACTCAGCTTCAACATCTACGAGAAGACTATCGAGGCGCCGCGATGGCAGCCTCTGCGCGCCCTAGGCAAACCGTGCATCATCGGCGAGTTCCATTCCGGGGCCATGGATCGCGGCATGTTCCATCCCGGCCTGGTGTCCATGCCCGACCAGGCGGCCCGGGCGGCTATGTACCAGGCGTATGTCCGTTCGGTAATCGATCACCCCAACTTCGTGGGCTGCCACTGGTTCCAGTATGTGGACGAGCCGCTGACCGGCCGCACGCACGACGGCGAGAACTACAACATCGGTTTTGTGACCGTGACCGACACCCCTTACCCAGAGATGGTCCAGGCTGCACGGGAGGTCCATCAGGAGGCCTATGGCCGGAGGTTCGGCGGACCGAGATGAGCCCGGCATACCGCACCCGCGTTACCCACTCGCCCGGGGAGCGGGCCTGCTCGCAGATCACCATGAATCCGTGCGGAACGGGGAGGCCGGCAAACCTTCCTTGTTCATCAGGTTAGGCTCAGCCAGTTCATCCCAGCCGAACCGGACGGCGACGGGCTCGGCCACCGCCGCACTGGAGACCACAATGCTCGAGCCCTCTATGGTCGCCTGGGCCTCGACAAACTTCTTGTCGGCTCCGGCGATCTGGAAATGGGTCAGCGCCTTCCCGTCGCGCGAGGCCAAACCGCCGCCGATGTGCTCAAAGGTGAGGCGAATCCGGTTGCCCTCGACGCCCATCGTCTTGTACAGCGGACCGGAATAAATGAGCTCCTGACGACCATAGGTCCTGGCCAGCGCCCAGAGCGAGAGTCGACGACCCACCTCCTGCTTGTTCTTGGGGTGAATGTCCTTGGTGTTGCCGATATCGGTGATGACGGCCATGCCGGTGTTGGGAACGGTCAGGGTGGCGAGCTGAGCCTCCCAGATCCTGGGCAGGCGATCGAGCGTATCACTCATCCGCCTGGCGTTGTACTGGTAAGGGGCAAGCTGAACGTAGAGAAACGGGAAATCGCCCTGGCCCCACGCCTTGCGCCAGCCACCGATCAGAGCCTTCATCTTCTCATGGTAGAGCATGCCGTCCCCGGAGCCGGTGTTGGCCTCGCCCTGATACCAGAGGGCGCCGCGAATCGCGTAGGGAGCCAGCGGGACCACCATCGCGTTATACATGGTGGTGGCGCCTTGGCGACCCCTGGCCAGCAGGGGATGCTCCGGGGGCGCCGGGGCGGTGGCAACGGTCCGGCCGGACTTCATGGCCTTCCGCACGCTGTTCACCCAGTCCTTCGTCCGAGCCACGTACGGGTCGAGGCCCTGGTCGTAGACCTGGTTGGCCTTCTCAATCTCGGCGGTGACGTCCTGGAGGCTGGGCACGGCGGCGAACCCGAACGGAGGCGTCCAGGGCTCGATCCGCGTGCCGCCCCACGAGGTGTTGATGAGGCCGATGGGAACATCGAGTTCACGGTGCAGTTCGCGTCCGAAGAAGTAGGCCACGGCGGAGAAGCCGCTGACCGTCTTGGGTGAGCAGACTTCCCATTTCGCCTCGAGATCAGCGGCCGGCAGACCGGCAAGCTTGCGCGGTACGCTGAAGAGGCGGATCCTGGGGTAGCCGGCGGCCGCTGTCTCCTCGGCGGCCTTGTTCGAGGCGTTCACCGTCATCTGCATGTTGGACTGGCCGGACGCCACCCAGACCTCGCCGACGAGAATGTCCTTGAGAACGATGCGATTCCGGCCGGTCACGACCATTTCGTGCGGTCCAGGGGCGGAGAGCGACGCCAAGCGGAGCTGCCAGCGCCCATCCTCGTCGGTTACGGCCGCCATCTTCTGGTCGCCCAGGGTGACGGTGACGCTCTCGCCGGGCGAGGCCCAGCCCCAGATCGGCAGGGGCATACCACGCTGCAGAACCATGCCGTTGCTGATGACGTGCGGCAGGGTGACCTCGGCAACAGCGGGGAACGACACAGAGATGAAGAGAATCCCGCCGGCGACGGCAAAACGCGCTCGGTTCATGTCCTATCCTCCCCTGTATGGGTTGGCGACCTCACCGTAAACGGAACCCCATGGTATGCTGATCGCCCGGTTATGCAACAGGGAGGATGGGGCGGCGGGAAGCCGCGGGCCTTCCGGTGAGGCCGCCGCGGCGACCTGCCCGGCACAGGCCACCGCAAGGCGGAGATGGTGCAGCAGACCCTCACGGCCCTCCTGGCGGGAGCGAAGCGGCCCGCTGGACACCTTTGCCTATCGCTCGCATAATGGACGCCGAGGCCGGTCGTAGAGCCGGCTCCATCGATGCATCCACGCTCGGCATGTATCACCATGGAACAGTGGGGACAGCACGCATGAGGCAGGCGCGCCGAATTGCACTCCTGATCAGCCCGGATATTGGCTTTTGCCGCCGCGTCCTTCAGGGCATTCATGCCTACGCAGTGACGCGAGACTGGGTATTCCATGACGCTCCGGCGGACGTTCGGGTGATACCGCACATGTGGCGATGGAAGCCGGATGGGATCATCTGCGGGCTGTACGACGAGGATATTGCCCGGCGGCTGGCCCGGTGCCGGGTGCCAATCGTGAACACATCCAGCACGGTGCAGTCGTGGCGCGGGCCGCTGGTCGACGTGGACAACGAGGAGGTCGGACGCCTGGCGGCGGAGCATCTGCTCGACCGGGCCCTTCGTCACTTCGGGTTCTTCGGGGGAACGAAGACCGGATCCTCGATCGGGCGGGAAACCGGCTACCGCAAGCGACTGGCCGCAGCGGGCTTCACCCCCTCCGTGTATCATGCCGAGTACCGGCCGGTACCGCCGCTGAACGCGAACTGGAACGGGCTGGACCGCCCAGTCCGCGACTGGCTCGTCCGGCTGCCCAAACCGGTGGGCATCCTGGCCTCGCACGATCGTCCCGGCCGCGATTTGGTGGACGCCTGCCACCAGTTGGGTCTGAGAGTGCCCGACGAAGTGGCGATTCTGGGTGTAGACGACGACGAGTTCGAATGCTGGTTGTGCAAACCGCCTCTGTCAAGCGTCAAGAACCCGGGAGTGCAAGTCGGTTACGAGGCCGCCAAGCTGCTGGACCGGATGATGAACGGCCCACCGCCGGAGCAACTCCGCATTGGCGTGCCCCCGACCCACGTGATCGCCCGGCAGTCGACCGAGATGACCGCGGTGGAGGACCCGGACGTGGCCGCCGCTCTGGCCTGGGTCCGCGATCACCTGGCCGGGGATGTCAGTGTGAACAACCTGGCCAAGGCAATCGGCATCAGCCGTCGTACCCTGGAGCGGCGATTCCGGGCGGTGCTGGGCAACTCGGTGCTCTCTGAGATCCAGCGCATGCGGATGGAGAAGGCCAAGCACCTGATAGCCGAGACCGATCTCAAGCTGTCCGTGGTGGCGGAACAGTGCGGGATCAGCGGCTTGGCCCGGTTGACGGCGGTTTTCAAGCAGATCACCGGCTATCCACCTTCCACCTATCGGCGGCTGGCCGCGGACGGTCAGGTCTCTCACGCCCGCGAGGTCACCCCGCCGGGCGCGGGATGACCCCGGTCCACCGAAGGGGCACTTCCGAGCAGGATGGAGGCCGGCAGACGCCGGCAGACGCCGCGTTGATGGCGATTCAGGCCTTCGGGCCCAGGCCCCCGGCACGCCAGGGCTGATTGATGCAGCAGCACCCACTCGCAGCCCTCTCCCCCCCCACCCGTCCCCGGTCGTGGCCGGCACGGCACGCTGACGCAAAATGATAATCGATTTACGCATTGGCACCTAGTGAAAGCGGCCCGGTTCCGATAACATAAACGCGTCCGGAGTTCCATTCTCACTTCACGGATCCGCACTCCGGACGGGAAAGAGCTCATGCGTACTGTGGCATCGCGCATCGCCCGGTCCCTCGCGAAGCCAGGAGAGGGCGAGCCTGGCCCGATGCCGTTGCGAAAGTCGGGGCGTTTTTCTGGATACATTGTTCTGCTTGCGGAGGGCACTTCCATGACATGTCGTGTTCATCATGTGCTGGCGATGGCAACGCTCATCGCTCTGGGATCGCTATCGGCCTCGATGGCCGGTCTGCCTGCGTACCAGGCCTCAGTGCGCAGCGAGTCGTCACTCATCAGCTACTACACGTTCGACGGTGACTCGACAGCCGTCGCCGACACCGCGGTCAGCGGCAACAACGGCACGTTGGCGGGGAGCGCGGCGTTCGTTGTCGGCGTCGGCGGAAGCACGGACCAGGCCCTGAATCTTGACGGCAGTGGCTGGGTCACGTTCGGACCGGTGACCGCCTTCGAGTTCGGCGACGGTACCGGAACGGTGGAGGCCTGGATTCATCCCACCTGGGCGGCTGGCGACGACCGCGTGATTGTCGCCAGCCGGGACGGGAATCCGGTGCGATACAGCATTCACGTCGGGGGCGGCCGTGGCTTCGTCAATTCCTACACCGGCTATTCCTGGAGCCGCGGCGACGTTTCGCTGACCGCCGACCGGTGGTACCACGTCGCCGTGGTGTTCGATCCCGGAAACAAGATGCGCGTCTACGTCGATGGGCACCCGGCTCCGGTGACCTATTCCTGGACTCCCTACTTCCACTATCTGGGTCCGGACTTCGGCCAGCCATTCCAGATCGGGGCCTCCGCGGCCGGCGGCAACAGCGAGAACTTTGTCGGCCAGCTGGACGAAGTCGCCATGTACGCGGACGCTCTCGTCGGCACGGACATCATCAAGCACTTGCGGGCTTTCCAGGACCCGGCGATCAGTTTCAACCCGGCGTCAACGACGTTCCGGCTGCCGGACGACTCCGGCCCCAAGAGCTTCACCGTCTCGCTGCCCAGCGCGGCCGGCGCCGGGGGAGCGGTGATCGCGCTGAGTTACGATGACACGGCCATCCAGGTGACCGATGCGGCCGATGTGCCGGTGGGCAACGGCGGCACGGTGACGGTTGCGGCAGGTCACACCGATGTGACCATCAAGGTCACGGCCTACAAGGAGACCGGTCCGGCCCCGGGGCTGGGGGCGGAGAAGGCCATCATGGCGACCAGCTCAGGATTCACCGAAGGCGTGCTCCTCTACTCCACCACCCGGCTGCCGCTCACACTGACACCGAGCAGCAGGACGTTCGTCTCCCCAGGCGATCTGGGCCCGCAAGACGTGGTCATCAGTATGTCCGGGGTGGTCGCCGGTCCTGGCGGCACACCCATCACCCTGACCTACGATTCCTCGGTCATCGCGGTCAAGACCACTGACGGCACGACCATCGCCTCCGGCGGAACAGTCACCGTCCCGGAAGGGGCCGGCAGCGTAACCGTCAAAGTCACCGGCGTTGGGCCGGGCACAACAACCTTGTCCGCAAGCAACTCGGGCTTCGTTCCTGGTGAAGCGTCGTTTGGGACCGAGTATCCTCCTTCGGCAGAACTGACCGCCTACCAGACGCTGATCAAGTCCGAATCCTCGCTGGTCGGCTACTACACTTTCGATACGGATACCACCCAGGTGGCCAACCAGAGCCCGGTGGGCGGACCCAGCGGAACGTTGGTCGGTACGACGGCGTTCAGCGGGAGGCAGGAGGGTGGACGCGTTCTGCAGCTCGGCGGCGGCGGATTGGTGGCCTTCC comes from Phycisphaerae bacterium and encodes:
- a CDS encoding sialate O-acetylesterase; the protein is MNRARFAVAGGILFISVSFPAVAEVTLPHVISNGMVLQRGMPLPIWGWASPGESVTVTLGDQKMAAVTDEDGRWQLRLASLSAPGPHEMVVTGRNRIVLKDILVGEVWVASGQSNMQMTVNASNKAAEETAAAGYPRIRLFSVPRKLAGLPAADLEAKWEVCSPKTVSGFSAVAYFFGRELHRELDVPIGLINTSWGGTRIEPWTPPFGFAAVPSLQDVTAEIEKANQVYDQGLDPYVARTKDWVNSVRKAMKSGRTVATAPAPPEHPLLARGRQGATTMYNAMVVPLAPYAIRGALWYQGEANTGSGDGMLYHEKMKALIGGWRKAWGQGDFPFLYVQLAPYQYNARRMSDTLDRLPRIWEAQLATLTVPNTGMAVITDIGNTKDIHPKNKQEVGRRLSLWALARTYGRQELIYSGPLYKTMGVEGNRIRLTFEHIGGGLASRDGKALTHFQIAGADKKFVEAQATIEGSSIVVSSAAVAEPVAVRFGWDELAEPNLMNKEGLPASPFRTDSW
- a CDS encoding LamG domain-containing protein yields the protein MTCRVHHVLAMATLIALGSLSASMAGLPAYQASVRSESSLISYYTFDGDSTAVADTAVSGNNGTLAGSAAFVVGVGGSTDQALNLDGSGWVTFGPVTAFEFGDGTGTVEAWIHPTWAAGDDRVIVASRDGNPVRYSIHVGGGRGFVNSYTGYSWSRGDVSLTADRWYHVAVVFDPGNKMRVYVDGHPAPVTYSWTPYFHYLGPDFGQPFQIGASAAGGNSENFVGQLDEVAMYADALVGTDIIKHLRAFQDPAISFNPASTTFRLPDDSGPKSFTVSLPSAAGAGGAVIALSYDDTAIQVTDAADVPVGNGGTVTVAAGHTDVTIKVTAYKETGPAPGLGAEKAIMATSSGFTEGVLLYSTTRLPLTLTPSSRTFVSPGDLGPQDVVISMSGVVAGPGGTPITLTYDSSVIAVKTTDGTTIASGGTVTVPEGAGSVTVKVTGVGPGTTTLSASNSGFVPGEASFGTEYPPSAELTAYQTLIKSESSLVGYYTFDTDTTQVANQSPVGGPSGTLVGTTAFSGRQEGGRVLQLGGGGLVAFPAGMTGFDFPGDKGTVEAWVRPTWPVDGGASDYVVAASRNGGPVRYSAHMRYHRRGLNSWTGASWNEMGFPFVEDRWYHIAYVYETGTLRCYVDGIQIGSVAHTLGGSMGQTFQIGASAAGGNAENFIGGIDEVAIYSDALTGAQLLMHFNTLKPRFAPPTAVTGLLASYEATVLAEPSLLSYYTFEGDTTAVSDKKGPYNGTLVDLTEWTEGFAGGQALGLQTYGHVSLGNVEDFKFSDGTGSIEAWVNPTGVGLGLGNKSIFAGRDDSLNRYTMHVNTSNGDMGVSTTGNTGGTYLETPAGTITGDAWQHVVAVFSNDGTTNRTSLYINGVAAVNNVAQILGTLDASSFQIGAGRPNGGFRFLGQIDELALYSEPLTPEQVAAHFNTTALTFSIAEHDFVLPSQAGPIAVTLSLPSGTVAPVGGTAVTLAFDASIIEVRARKEIT
- a CDS encoding DNA-binding transcriptional regulator — translated: MRQARRIALLISPDIGFCRRVLQGIHAYAVTRDWVFHDAPADVRVIPHMWRWKPDGIICGLYDEDIARRLARCRVPIVNTSSTVQSWRGPLVDVDNEEVGRLAAEHLLDRALRHFGFFGGTKTGSSIGRETGYRKRLAAAGFTPSVYHAEYRPVPPLNANWNGLDRPVRDWLVRLPKPVGILASHDRPGRDLVDACHQLGLRVPDEVAILGVDDDEFECWLCKPPLSSVKNPGVQVGYEAAKLLDRMMNGPPPEQLRIGVPPTHVIARQSTEMTAVEDPDVAAALAWVRDHLAGDVSVNNLAKAIGISRRTLERRFRAVLGNSVLSEIQRMRMEKAKHLIAETDLKLSVVAEQCGISGLARLTAVFKQITGYPPSTYRRLAADGQVSHAREVTPPGAG